aggTCTTATATATAGTCTGTAATCTTTCAtctaatgttgtttttgttgtcaaaaACACTGCTCCCTCAACTAATTGCTTCTCTTTAATGGGACAGCTGCTGTGCAACATATCCTTTTATTCACCGTAATCTGAAACTTAATTATCCTCATCAAAGTGTTTATTTACACTTTGTTCTAACTTCTGTTTCTGTGCTCCATGGACAGCAGCCATATGATAGATTTACAATGAAGAACCAATGAGAATGCTAATCGGCAGTTGTTGCAACTGAAATACAAcattattgtattttcattacatttacagaaaacCAGAATCTGCTCTTGGAAATGGAACTCATACAAGGGAGTTATCTACACCTAATATTTTAAAGTTATAAATGTCACCCCAGAGGTGTATCAGCTCCATAACTTGACAAACTCTCCTGTGTAGatgaaataattgttattaAAATGTCATCAGTACAGTTTGCTGTGTACACTGATTgattgttaaaacatttttatatatgcaGGTTTTATTTGATGCATATTTCATGATCTTGGCAAATAAAGTACTGTAAATATCTGTGGGTATTAACAATGCTTGGCCATGCGTCATTTCAGCTGTTCTGAAAAAGGTGAACACTCAATCCGATCCTGTCGGCATGTTTGGATAAGTTACAGTGAAGTGAAACCATCACCCATTAATGGCACTTTTGCCATCTTCTATTAATCAGCAACAGATTGTTCTTGTAATAAGTACACTAAGTGAAAGGTCAATCTTCTTACAAAATGTTcatcaatattttaatgttaaaagcTTTCTGACATTGGTTCAAGTAAAAGCTCATGAGTATAACTATAAATATGGAACGcttttttctatctttatttatagatttatcAAGTCTTCCACTGAACCGTTCAGACTTTCAGACAGATGGGAGCCTGCATAAACCAACTGTAAgaaacacagctgacagacaaatactaataaaaacaataaacaataagaTTTGACTAGGCAGAGCCATGGTTGACAGCATGccaaaaaaatgtggaaaatataGAAAAGCCTGTCGTTACAAAACCAGTACAAACTACCTCCTCTGATTGGATGGAAAACAGTAGTGCTGCAACATCATTCCCATCTTAATTTGCAGTTACATCTGTACTGGGAAATATTCCACGTGTTTGGCTGTGCACCTGAAACTAACAGACGTTTTGTGAGAATAGGCAGAGTATGAAACGCATCACTTTAATAGTGTGACGCATTTCTAAAAAGTAGTTTCATTGATTTGCATTACCTCAAAACAACTGTAACATAATATATACCATTCTAAGTATTATAACCGTTTATATGCTGACACCCTCAGTGGCCCTGATGGCAGAAAGCCTGCCCACGACACACTGAAAATGTCACCCTGCAGATTTGTACTGTAGATTACATTTCTCATTATActatttttacagaaaaattcttttttgcatttcacTTGTAAATTTTTTGAGTATTTATGTTTTAAGATGATGTTGCAACTGAAATTTAAGCTTCCTCTGAGAAGCAAGGAAGtgatttaattaataataataactagcACGCATGTTACATTCTCCTTTTGAGCCAGTCTAGCTGGTAATAATTATTTGACTGTAAGGGAGTATAATTATGCTAGAAATTCCAATGGAACATGAAGGTATGATGTAAGTTTTAACATAACATTACCTTTACGAAAGCCGCACTTACCAGTTGGGGGACTTCTGTAGACAGAGGAGGAATCTTCTCACTCCCCTCCTCACTttgcaaacaacaacacattcattcagaggtgatattttttgtgcaacCAGTGACAGCCATATTTAAGCCCATGCCcctatttttaggtttttttctAGTTTCGTTTCAAATTACTTTTAATTGTCCAGTTGTGACAAATGAATTCTGAGTTGCATACATGGGTTGTCCAATTGGTTATTTAAGGAGTGACATTTATCAGTGGTGGTAACTGTAACTATTTAAAAGCTTTGTACTTCCTATAATTAAGTATGTTTTTCAAGTAGTCTAATACTGGCAATTCCACTTACAGTactttttattatgtattttttgaagATGTATTAGTAGCAAAGGATGGTCACTTCTTTCAAGAGCATCACTGAAATGAAGAGGGTTGGTTGGGGTGTATTAAACGTTACAGTCAGGATGCTACACTGGCCCCTTAACTTGAGTAAACTAATATTTACTCAAAAATCTTTGTTAAAAGGTTTAATTAGGGAGAGTTTTTAGTCCATTTGTCAAATtaagatttatgtttatttaccaGACATCTCAACATGGGCaagaattgtagtttttaacacaTGTGGCAGTGGAATTTGTTGGTTTGGAGAGTTTATGATACTTTTTAttcagaaacataaataatccTTTCAGAAAGCTTATGGATAcaataataattgaataattaaaaCTATAGCTACTTTAGAGTAATCTGTACTATAAACAGATAGATAATAGGTACATTTagatagaaatacaaaaaatgaagcataataataataataataataataataataataataataataataataataataataataataataataatgataataataataataaacagacatgtatacatacacatacacgtGAATACTACACATGTATGTTTAAACACTTCCATCCAGTCTTTGCgtcagccataaaaaaaaaataaaaaaaacttcctgTAAGGTCATAAGATTCTGTATAGATCAGTTTATACATATACTGTCCAAAATTtgatggcaatccatcaaatagctGTTAAGATATTTCAATTAGACATGTTCTGTCTCCTCTacacattatttttcaaaagattGTATATGGATTGTTCTGTTTGACAAAGGTTTTACCTTCTGTTGGGGTCTACTGTCTTAACTGCTCATTTAGTTGGTTGCCTAAGTGTACTGAAATTTACATTCTTACACAGCCCACAACACCCATTCATTTTAGCAATCTAGTCTGAATAGGTTACCTTTGGGTTAATAAGCAATCTTCGTGCCTCCAACAATATGGGCTCTGTAAGGTAAGCAGAGTGgtgtcattttactgtttttttactgtcactAAAAGTAGATCAACAGGTTGAAGGACTTCTGTCACAAAGTACATAAAGGTGAGAACACGTCACACCAGAGGTGCACTCACTCATGTGAAGAGAAAATGTTAGTTTAGAAGAGATGCACAGGTACAATGAACACAAAAACCTTTTCAAATTTCCTGCTTCAATAGTTAAAGGCATTTCAAATGTTCACCTTTATTTTACTCAAGTTTTGGTGCACATTTTTGTCAAAGTCTTTCTCATCTTCACACACAGCTCTCAATTTTGCTTCAGGCACTAAATGAGTAATATTTGTCAGACAGTAATATGCTGAATTCTTTGACGGCCTAAAGGGGAGAGTGTAGTTCCAATCTTTAATTAGTGAGGCCTTTTATGTTTGTGGAAGGACATGTTTGGTATCCCAAACTACTCTGTGTCTTCACTTGAGTAGGAGTTTTTGACATATTAGGTAGAGTTGTAGCTTGTACAGTAGATATGGAAATTGAAAATCTGATAATGGTCTTAATACAGGAACAAAATTTAGGAATCCTTTGAGGAGACTAGTGAATTGGTGGAAATAGCAGAACAGATCAAAAATAGACAGCAGAATGCGACTATAGATTCAAGAACTGAGGATTTTTATTTATGAGGCATTTAGATGTGTCGATATTTCAATtgcattcagtcatttttatttattcattgtatttatttctaatactgtatattccaATTGTCGATCTTTACCATTTTGTGGACATTCATTCACAATAATGTATAACTGCATAATTGTTCTGCTGAGCATACTTCACTTTGCCAaggtaagtacatttacttatttgtattattacaaAAAGTAGTATCTTTGAATTTGATTTTACtctatttattcattcttttattcattttcagtcttttgagCCATTGTTAATAGGTAAGGCTTTTTGtttcatgaaataaaatcaaaaacaaaaatgttattaaaatatcattaatcTGTTGACATTTGCTGTTATGGTAAAACCATATATAGAACAGGAATAACATAACTTTGATTTGGAGGGTTACAAAGTGGGCACCTCTTACATATTTAAATCAAAAGATAGCATAATGCATACATACAATAAagagcacaaataaaaaaggaatgtaagctggtctaaaaaaaatagaatgtatttttgtgtaaatCTCACaatgtaatttgttttattcttaAGACATCGATGATGAGGAGGACTTGGacataactgaaataaatgaaggTAAGATGGGGTAAAGATTTTAGTTGTTTATATACTGCATGTAAATATATGAATTAGATACTATATTTCTTGCCTCCTCTGGAACAGTAACCTATAGAAGTACTGGCAAAGAAAATGCACAATTAGTTCATGTGGTCtttcccctctccccctctctctctctctctcaacccaactgatcaaggcagatggctgcccacctagagcccggttctgctcgaggtttcttcccattaaaggggagtttttccttgccactgtcgccaagtgcttgctcatgggggaatgttaggtctctgtaaattaaagagtacagtctagacctgctctatgtgaaaagtgccctgagataacttctgttgtgatttggcactatgtaaataaaactgacttgactttaGTAGCAATATCCTGCAATGTACTGTTGTAGTTTTTGTCGCAGCTTTCAGTGACAACAGCAGACATCTTTTTGTTTACCTTCCAGGTTTGGATTTATTTGAGGGTGACATTATGCAAGTAAGTAATGAGCACCACTTTTTatattgcaatatttttttactgGATAGCTTGTTGGGTTTGTGTCTATTAATTTAATGCCTTTACGTCTCCCAAGgaaattaatatgaaaacaagGGTTGCCAGGAACGCTATTTTAAATACTGAGCAGCTGTGGGACAACCCTGTTCCTTATGTATTAGAAGACAACCTTGGTGAGTTACACAGTAGTCTGTAGACCCTCTCTATTGATAACTGTTTATACATTGCTGAGGTATGATCAAATCAGAAAACCAACTACATGCtaataatgattttattgtctATGAAAACAGATATGAACACTAAAGGAGTCATTCTCCAGGCCTTTGAGCAGTTCCGATTGAAGTCGTGTGTTGATTTTAAGCCCAGACAGTCTGAGGAATACTACCTTACAGTCAGAAAGGATGAAGGGTAATTCTGTTTTTCCATACACATAATCTACTAACTTTCCACTGTGGCAATCTAAACTTCAAATTGATTTACTCTGTCTACTATGTGtcacttctctgctctctgcaggtGTTATTCTTATGTTTCAAGGATTATTGAAAGTGGCCAAGTTGTTTCCATTGGTCATCGATGCGATCGTCTCGGCACAGTAGAGCATGAGTTTCTCCACGCTTTGGGCTTATATCATGAACAATCAAGATACGACAGAGATGACTACGTAACCATTatctggaaaaacatcaaaGACGGTTTGAAATCAGCATCCCCATCTTTTAAAGCATTTGTCAGATATACTTTGCCATAACAATATTTAAAAGCAATATTAGACCTCAAAATTTAAGGCtcattgtttttggttttaacagatttttcttaaacaaaaaatatatctttaatTTCTGTTCTGCTGCCAGGAGACACTATTCACagcagtttacagtaaacaagatcCCTGTGTGACTAACGCAGCTCAGAAGTGCTTCACATGAttaaaaatgaagtgaaaaataGAAGCAAACAGCTTAAGCTGCTGATTATAAATAAGAACCTGCATAAAACATTGGCACTACAAAACAATTTTCAGAGATTTTtgtattattgatttttaaattctGATTTCAGTTTGGATATGTTATaaccaacagaaaaaataaatatctttaaacCATGAATGTCCATGTCTGCTTGGTCAACAGGATACAGAGGTAATTTCCAGAAATTAACCCCAAGTTCTAGTACAACATTTAATGCTCCATACGACTACTTATCAGTAATGCACTATGGAAAAAGTTTCTTCTCCAAAAACTCGGGAATCACGATTGCCACTAAGCTACCACAGTACCAGGACAAAATTGGCCAGCGAATCGAAATGAGCCAAACAGATGTCTATAAGTTGAATCACCTTTATAACTGCAGTAAGTTGACACTGCTCGCATGATAATGAGAATGATGCGCTTCCTCATTATACATTACTtaaaaagacatgttttaattgtgtcttATTTGATGTATGTTTTTGCTGTGTGACCACAGATGCATCAGTTTCTTTTATGGAGCATTGCAACTTCTCCGATGTCGACATCTGTGGGATGAGCTATTGTGAAAAAGGCTTGACCAAAGGTTGGAAGAGAGTGAGCACTGCTGCTGGAGGACCTTTTACTGACCACACCAACCTTGATAAGATGGGGGGTAAAGAACTTAACACTAACTTTCTGAAGATCTGTCCTAACAAGCTAGATATTAAGTTCAACACCTGCtatatcaaataaaacaaaaattggCTGAAAAATGATCACACCTAAACATTCCCCAGGTTATTTCATGCATGTTAGCACATCATCAGGTAAGGAGGGAGATTCAGCCTGGCTAGAGACCCGCAGGATGAGCCCCTCTAGGGAGTGTCATGTCCAGTGTCTCCAGTTCTTCTACTACCACAGTGGGAGTGAATCGGACCAGCTCAACATCTGGATCAGGGAGTTCCAGGATGAGAGGGACTCTACAGGAAATCTCCGCCTCATGGGTCAGATCACTGgtgaggaaaacagagagataATTAGAGAAACTGTTTTCTATGTAATATGACATGAAATGCTTCTTTCAgagttgatgggaatgtcactAGTTTTGCAGCTGTTTGATCATAAATCAGTATTGGGAAAATCAGGGGATCTCTAAGGTTTTTACATAAATATctatacaaaatttcatggcaatccttCCAATGGTTGTTGGGATATTTCAGTATGAACTATCTGTGGATCGACTGATAGATTGATTGCCATCCATAAAGCCTTCCAGCTagcatgactaaaaaaaaacaagtcagaagcaaaaaagatgaaaactaTGAGCAGAAATTGATAAAAGCATTTATTTCCCCTCCAGGTGAACCAACCTTTGATTGGCAGTATTACAGGGTTCCCCTGAATGCTGCCAAGCCCTTTCAGGTTGTGTTTGAGGTGCATAATGGAAATGAAGACTCTTCGGGAGGCTTTTCCATTGATGACATCAACCTGTCTGAGTCTGAGTGTCCACATAATATCTGGCAGGTTGAGAACTTTGAGAGGCTTTTGACAACCACTGACTACAACTCTTACCTGTACAGCCCTCGGGTGTATTCTCCAGAAGGTTATGCTTATCAGATGGTAATTGCTTTGcgagaaactttttttggagTGTATTTTCGCTTAGTGTCAGGTGACTATGATTCAACACTGGAATGGCCTTGCCCATGGAGGCAGTTGACCTTCATCATGCTGGATAAGAACCCTCACATTCAACAACAGATGTCCAAGCAGATCACTCTGACCACTGATCCATCAGACAGTAAGTCTTCATTAGAGATATCTCCATGTTCTACCATGATGGATAATCATTTGTAATACTGTCACCACTGACATGTACATATCTGTAAGGAGACATGCTTTATGTTTTTCTGCAGCCACATTTGACAACCCTCGTACAGTGGGAAGACGAATTAGAATGAATGAAGAATCTGTATATGTGAACCCAGCCTATGGGCTGAAATCATTTCTATCTCTGGAGCAAGTTAGGAGCCAAGACTTCCTGAAGGGGGGTACTGctgtcttcctcttttcaaTGAAAGGTTTGCTATCATGTCTCATCTTGATCAGATTT
The sequence above is drawn from the Thunnus maccoyii chromosome 10, fThuMac1.1, whole genome shotgun sequence genome and encodes:
- the LOC121905416 gene encoding meprin A subunit beta-like yields the protein MKTRVARNAILNTEQLWDNPVPYVLEDNLDMNTKGVILQAFEQFRLKSCVDFKPRQSEEYYLTVRKDEGCYSYVSRIIESGQVVSIGHRCDRLGTVEHEFLHALGLYHEQSRYDRDDYVTIIWKNIKDGYRGNFQKLTPSSSTTFNAPYDYLSVMHYGKSFFSKNSGITIATKLPQYQDKIGQRIEMSQTDVYKLNHLYNCNASVSFMEHCNFSDVDICGMSYCEKGLTKGWKRVSTAAGGPFTDHTNLDKMGGKEPGYFMHVSTSSGKEGDSAWLETRRMSPSRECHVQCLQFFYYHSGSESDQLNIWIREFQDERDSTGNLRLMGQITGEPTFDWQYYRVPLNAAKPFQVVFEVHNGNEDSSGGFSIDDINLSESECPHNIWQVENFERLLTTTDYNSYLYSPRVYSPEGYAYQMVIALRETFFGVYFRLVSGDYDSTLEWPCPWRQLTFIMLDKNPHIQQQMSKQITLTTDPSDTTFDNPRTVGRRIRMNEESVYVNPAYGLKSFLSLEQVRSQDFLKGGTAVFLFSMKDISSLQHKSTLPCPELLPSKFTTTSSNNFNPCDTGPNMKATSR